A window from Aquabacterium sp. NJ1 encodes these proteins:
- a CDS encoding RecQ family ATP-dependent DNA helicase — protein MSALPAADALEALPTQPLTILQEVFGYAAFRGQQQAIVDHVTAGHDALVLMPTGGGKSLCYQIPAIARHRGGKGVTVVVSPLIALMHDQVGALEEVGVHAAFLNSTLSLEDTQRIEREMMAGRMVMLYAAPERVTNLRFQAQLASLHERGLLSLFAIDEAHCVSQWGHDFREDYLQLSLLHERFPDVPRLALTATADDQTRADMIERLQLQDARVFISSFDRPNIRYALVEKDEPRKQLLRFIQDEHDGDAGIVYCQSRKKVEETAAWLNEQGISALPYHAGLDAALRKKHQDRFLREDGLVMVATIAFGMGIDKPDVRFVAHLDLPKNIEAYYQETGRAGRDGQPADAWLTYGLADVVNQRRMIDESPANDDFKRVQRGKLDALLAMAEAHDCRRVRLLAYFGENYGSEPPAAGPPQGGQRPLGGQRDPDGVSLGARCGNCDNCLNPPATWDGTEAARKLLSCIYRFWQHGQQRFGAGHLIDVLRGKQTDKVQQYGHQTLSTFGVGADLSENQWRAVLRQLVALGHVVAEGEYNTLALTDSARAVLKGEIKLTLREAVEVPRKGRTGKTGKPGAGKPASAPADLTGDALARFADLRAWRAGVAREHNLPAYIVFNDATLADMARIAPQTLGELAGISGVGAKKLQAYGDQILSVLNP, from the coding sequence GTGTCCGCCCTGCCTGCCGCCGATGCCCTTGAGGCATTGCCCACCCAGCCCTTGACGATCCTGCAGGAGGTCTTCGGCTATGCCGCTTTCCGAGGGCAGCAACAGGCCATCGTCGACCACGTCACGGCGGGCCACGATGCCCTGGTGCTGATGCCCACCGGCGGCGGCAAGAGCTTGTGCTACCAGATCCCGGCCATTGCGCGCCACCGTGGCGGCAAGGGTGTCACCGTGGTGGTTTCGCCCCTGATCGCCCTGATGCACGACCAGGTCGGCGCGCTAGAAGAAGTCGGCGTGCACGCGGCCTTCCTGAACAGCACGCTGAGCCTCGAAGACACCCAGCGCATCGAGCGCGAGATGATGGCCGGCCGCATGGTGATGCTGTATGCGGCGCCCGAGCGCGTGACCAACCTGCGCTTTCAGGCGCAACTGGCCAGCCTGCACGAGCGCGGCCTGCTCAGCCTGTTTGCCATCGACGAGGCGCACTGCGTCAGCCAGTGGGGCCACGACTTCCGCGAAGACTACCTGCAGCTCAGCCTGCTGCACGAGCGCTTCCCCGACGTGCCCCGCCTGGCGCTGACCGCCACCGCCGACGACCAGACCCGCGCCGACATGATCGAGCGCCTGCAGCTGCAGGACGCGCGCGTTTTCATCAGCAGCTTCGACCGGCCCAATATCCGCTACGCCCTGGTCGAAAAAGACGAACCCCGCAAGCAACTGCTGCGCTTCATCCAGGACGAGCACGACGGCGACGCGGGCATCGTCTACTGCCAGAGCCGCAAGAAGGTGGAAGAAACCGCCGCCTGGCTCAACGAGCAGGGCATCAGCGCACTGCCGTATCACGCCGGGCTGGACGCGGCCCTGCGCAAGAAACACCAAGACCGCTTCCTGCGCGAAGATGGCCTGGTCATGGTGGCCACGATTGCGTTCGGCATGGGCATCGACAAGCCCGACGTGCGCTTCGTGGCCCACCTGGACCTGCCCAAGAACATCGAGGCCTATTACCAGGAGACGGGCCGCGCCGGTCGCGATGGCCAGCCTGCCGACGCCTGGCTGACCTACGGCCTGGCCGACGTGGTCAACCAGCGCCGCATGATCGACGAGAGCCCGGCCAACGACGACTTCAAGCGCGTGCAGCGCGGCAAGCTCGATGCCCTGCTGGCGATGGCCGAAGCCCATGACTGCCGTCGCGTGCGGCTGCTGGCTTACTTCGGTGAGAACTATGGAAGCGAGCCGCCCGCCGCCGGGCCGCCCCAAGGCGGGCAGCGCCCCCTTGGGGGGCAGCGAGACCCGGATGGGGTGAGCTTGGGGGCCCGTTGCGGCAACTGCGACAACTGCCTGAACCCACCTGCCACCTGGGATGGGACCGAGGCCGCCCGCAAGCTGCTCAGTTGCATCTACCGCTTCTGGCAGCACGGCCAGCAACGCTTTGGCGCGGGGCACCTCATCGACGTGCTGCGTGGCAAGCAGACCGACAAGGTGCAGCAATACGGGCACCAGACCTTGAGCACTTTCGGTGTTGGCGCCGATTTGTCGGAGAACCAGTGGCGCGCCGTCTTGCGCCAATTGGTGGCCCTGGGCCATGTGGTGGCGGAAGGCGAGTACAACACCCTGGCGCTCACCGACAGCGCCCGCGCGGTGCTCAAGGGCGAGATCAAGCTGACCTTGCGAGAGGCCGTCGAGGTACCCCGCAAGGGTCGCACGGGCAAGACCGGCAAACCGGGAGCCGGCAAGCCCGCCTCGGCGCCTGCCGACCTCACCGGGGACGCCCTGGCCCGTTTCGCCGACCTGCGTGCCTGGCGCGCCGGCGTCGCGCGCGAGCACAACCTGCCGGCTTACATCGTGTTCAACGATGCCACCCTGGCCGACATGGCCCGCATTGCCCCCCAGACATTGGGCGAGCTGGCCGGCATCAGTGGCGTCGGTGCCAAAAAACTGCAGGCTTACGGCGACCAGATCCTGTCCGTTCTGAACCCCTGA
- a CDS encoding porin — protein MFAKKNLVAVAALLAMAGAAQAQSSVKLYGYLEMDAGSYETAHAKGTSSRVTKVQSGDMMTSFVGLAGSEDLGGGLKAEFTLESFLGVDTGEAAGNYANKAGGFWSRASNVALSGGFGKVALGQYDNPLFTSAYTYNPFGSSMTFSPTMRHLNYLTPAVQTSIPNSGVKFDTGWVNSVTYESPVFSGFQAIGQYAAKETSTPDTTNSYALAGSYNAGPFSAMLTYVKGGLTDKPNATTYYAKSKVTDLGASYDFGVLKAFAQYTYIKDDTNDLKDKIYQLGVSVPVTEKASVMASFGNLNHKVAGQASNKDDVFSIGYNYDLSKRTSVFGAFMNNRQSANTGNDSSGQSYAVGIKHNF, from the coding sequence ATGTTTGCAAAGAAGAACCTGGTGGCTGTGGCCGCCTTGCTGGCTATGGCTGGCGCTGCCCAAGCCCAATCGAGCGTCAAGCTGTACGGCTACCTGGAAATGGACGCTGGTTCTTATGAAACGGCTCACGCCAAGGGTACGTCCTCTCGCGTGACCAAGGTTCAAAGCGGCGACATGATGACCAGCTTCGTTGGTCTGGCCGGTTCTGAAGATCTGGGTGGTGGCCTGAAGGCTGAATTCACGCTGGAATCCTTCCTGGGTGTCGATACGGGCGAAGCGGCCGGTAACTACGCCAACAAGGCTGGTGGCTTCTGGAGCCGTGCTTCCAACGTCGCGCTGAGCGGCGGTTTCGGTAAGGTCGCACTGGGTCAATACGACAACCCCCTGTTCACCTCGGCCTACACCTACAACCCCTTCGGCAGCTCGATGACGTTCTCGCCGACGATGCGTCACCTGAACTACCTGACGCCGGCTGTGCAAACCAGCATCCCCAACTCCGGCGTCAAGTTCGACACCGGCTGGGTGAACTCGGTGACCTATGAGTCGCCCGTGTTCTCTGGCTTCCAGGCCATCGGTCAGTACGCTGCCAAGGAAACCTCCACGCCCGACACCACGAACAGCTACGCGCTGGCTGGTTCTTACAACGCTGGCCCGTTCAGCGCCATGCTGACCTATGTGAAGGGCGGCCTGACCGACAAGCCCAATGCCACGACCTACTACGCCAAGTCCAAAGTGACGGACCTGGGTGCCAGCTACGATTTCGGTGTGCTCAAGGCCTTTGCCCAGTACACCTACATCAAGGACGACACCAACGATCTGAAGGACAAGATCTATCAACTGGGCGTGAGCGTGCCGGTGACCGAGAAGGCCTCGGTGATGGCTTCGTTCGGCAACCTGAACCACAAGGTCGCAGGCCAGGCATCCAACAAGGATGACGTGTTCTCGATCGGCTACAACTATGACCTGTCCAAGCGCACCAGCGTGTTTGGCGCGTTCATGAACAACCGCCAGAGCGCCAACACGGGCAATGACTCCTCTGGTCAATCCTACGCCGTTGGTATCAAGCACAACTTCTGA
- the metW gene encoding methionine biosynthesis protein MetW, producing the protein MSNDRPIHQIIADLIPPGSRVLDLGCGDGALLAYLRDHRQCTGYGVELDDTKVIACVKRGVNVIQRNLEEGLSLFEDNSFDVVLQLDTLQHLRNTEAMLRETARIGRIGLVSFPNFAHWAHRLSVLRGRMPVTRTLPYQWYDTPNIRVATLADFEVLARKNGLRILESFGLHGGEVVTRWPNLLASTAVFKFERG; encoded by the coding sequence ATGAGCAACGACCGCCCCATCCACCAGATCATCGCCGACCTCATCCCACCGGGCTCCCGTGTGCTGGACCTGGGCTGCGGTGATGGCGCCCTGCTGGCCTACTTGCGTGACCACCGCCAATGCACCGGCTACGGGGTGGAGCTGGACGACACCAAGGTGATCGCCTGCGTCAAGCGCGGGGTCAACGTCATCCAGCGCAACCTGGAAGAAGGCCTGAGCCTGTTCGAGGACAACAGCTTCGACGTGGTGCTGCAGCTCGACACGCTGCAACACCTGCGCAATACCGAAGCCATGCTGCGCGAGACGGCACGCATCGGCCGCATCGGCCTGGTGAGCTTCCCCAACTTCGCGCACTGGGCGCACCGCCTGAGCGTGCTGCGCGGGCGCATGCCGGTGACCAGGACCCTGCCCTACCAGTGGTACGACACGCCCAACATCCGCGTGGCCACGCTGGCCGACTTCGAGGTGCTGGCGCGCAAGAACGGGCTGCGCATCCTGGAATCCTTCGGCCTGCATGGCGGCGAGGTGGTCACCCGCTGGCCCAATCTGCTGGCCAGCACGGCGGTGTTCAAGTTCGAGCGGGGTTGA
- a CDS encoding homoserine O-acetyltransferase, producing the protein MSTLGVVTPASMHFGTPLSLQSGAVLRDYTLVYETYGRLNADRSNAVLVCHALNASHHVAGLHADENGQPLPKSQGWWDNMIGPGKPLDTDKFFVIGINNPGSCFGSTGPMHTNPDTGKIYGADFPVVTVEDWVNAQARVLDRLGIDKLAAVLGGSLGGMQALSWTLQYPERVRHCVAVATAPNLSAQNIAFNEVARRAIVTDPDFHHGHFYEHGVVPRRGLRVARMIGHITYLSDDVMDEKFGRAMVGREANEEPAYSTQNIEFQVESYLRYQGDKFSDYFDANTYLLITRALDYFDPARAHGGKLSAALAKALAKFLVISFTTDWRFSPARSREIVKALVDNRHDVSYAEIDAPHGHDAFLLDDPRYHEVVRAYFERIALSLNEQAAPLSTLNGQAVKMAV; encoded by the coding sequence ATGTCCACTCTCGGGGTCGTCACCCCTGCTTCCATGCACTTCGGCACGCCGCTGTCGCTGCAAAGCGGCGCGGTGCTGCGCGACTACACCCTCGTCTACGAAACCTACGGCCGCCTGAACGCCGACCGCAGCAACGCCGTGCTGGTGTGCCACGCCCTGAACGCCTCGCACCACGTGGCCGGCCTGCACGCCGACGAAAACGGCCAGCCCCTGCCCAAGAGCCAAGGCTGGTGGGACAACATGATCGGCCCCGGCAAACCGCTGGACACCGACAAGTTCTTCGTCATCGGCATCAACAACCCGGGCTCGTGTTTTGGCTCGACGGGCCCGATGCACACCAACCCGGACACCGGCAAGATTTATGGTGCCGACTTCCCCGTGGTGACGGTGGAGGACTGGGTCAACGCGCAGGCCCGCGTGCTGGATCGCCTGGGCATCGACAAGCTGGCGGCCGTGCTCGGCGGCAGCCTGGGCGGCATGCAGGCGCTGAGCTGGACGCTGCAATACCCCGAGCGCGTGCGCCATTGCGTGGCCGTGGCCACCGCGCCGAACCTGTCGGCCCAGAACATCGCCTTCAACGAGGTGGCCCGCCGCGCCATCGTGACCGACCCGGACTTCCACCACGGCCACTTCTACGAGCACGGCGTGGTGCCTCGCCGCGGCCTGCGTGTGGCGCGCATGATCGGCCACATCACCTACTTGTCCGACGACGTGATGGACGAGAAGTTCGGCCGCGCCATGGTCGGGCGCGAGGCCAATGAAGAGCCCGCCTACAGCACGCAGAACATCGAGTTCCAGGTGGAGAGTTACCTGCGCTACCAGGGCGACAAGTTCAGCGACTACTTCGACGCCAACACCTATTTGCTGATCACGCGCGCGCTGGATTATTTCGACCCGGCCCGCGCCCATGGCGGCAAGCTGTCTGCCGCGCTGGCCAAGGCCCTGGCCAAGTTCCTGGTCATCAGCTTCACGACGGACTGGCGCTTCTCGCCGGCACGCTCGCGCGAGATCGTCAAGGCGCTCGTGGACAACCGCCACGACGTGAGCTATGCCGAGATCGACGCGCCGCACGGCCACGATGCCTTCCTGCTGGACGACCCGCGCTACCACGAGGTGGTGCGCGCCTACTTCGAGCGCATCGCCCTGAGCCTCAATGAGCAGGCGGCCCCGCTGAGCACGCTCAATGGCCAAGCCGTGAAGATGGCCGTGTGA
- a CDS encoding FMN-binding glutamate synthase family protein gives MPRWLLWLNEYVPVRYGAWALSVLVAVAGAVVWTFTRHESGVWMAGLGAGLTLLGLNDMRQTSRSVLRNYPVMGHLRYLLEFIRPEMRQYFIESDNEAAPFSRQQRSLVYQRAKGESDKRPFGTQRDVGATGYEWISHSIAPSEVPSQDFRVTIGAGGSSCTQPYSASVFNISAMSFGALSANAILALNTGARKGRFAHDTGEGSISQYHREPGGDLIWEIGSGYFGCRTDDGRFDADKFMANAREPQVKMIELKLSQGAKPGHGGVLPGPKVTIEIAATRGVPVGKDCVSPAMHSAFSTPIEMMQFIERLRQLSGGKPVGFKFCVGHVWEWFAMAKAMRETGIWPDFIVVDGAEGGTGAAPLEFTDHVGAPLQEGLLLVHNTLVGLGERHRVKIGCAGKVISAFDIARMMALGADWCNSARGFMFALGCIQAQSCHTGECPTGVTSQDPWRQRALVVPDKAERVYRFHHNTLYALRELVQAAGLQHPNDITADHILRRVSGFEVGRLANLLIYLRPGELLAAERGEVAWRTPGFEQYWRRARADSFEPADGVH, from the coding sequence ATGCCCAGGTGGTTACTCTGGCTCAACGAGTATGTGCCCGTTCGTTATGGCGCCTGGGCCTTGTCGGTGTTGGTGGCCGTGGCGGGGGCGGTCGTGTGGACCTTCACGCGCCACGAGTCGGGCGTGTGGATGGCCGGCCTGGGCGCGGGGCTCACCCTGCTGGGCCTCAACGACATGCGCCAGACCAGCCGTTCGGTGCTGCGCAACTACCCCGTCATGGGGCACCTGCGCTACCTGCTGGAGTTCATCCGGCCCGAGATGCGCCAGTACTTCATCGAGAGTGACAACGAGGCGGCGCCGTTTTCGCGCCAGCAGCGCTCGCTGGTTTACCAGCGCGCCAAGGGGGAGTCTGACAAGCGGCCTTTCGGCACCCAGCGGGATGTCGGGGCCACGGGGTATGAATGGATCAGCCATTCCATCGCGCCCAGCGAGGTGCCCTCCCAGGATTTCCGGGTGACGATCGGCGCGGGTGGCTCCTCCTGCACCCAGCCCTACAGCGCCAGCGTGTTCAACATCTCCGCCATGAGTTTCGGGGCGCTGAGCGCCAATGCCATCCTGGCCTTGAACACGGGTGCCAGGAAGGGGCGGTTTGCCCATGACACAGGCGAGGGCTCCATCAGCCAGTACCACCGCGAACCGGGCGGCGACCTGATCTGGGAGATCGGCTCGGGCTACTTCGGCTGCCGCACGGACGATGGCCGTTTTGATGCGGACAAGTTCATGGCCAATGCGCGCGAGCCTCAGGTCAAGATGATCGAGCTCAAGCTCAGCCAGGGCGCCAAGCCGGGCCACGGCGGCGTGCTGCCAGGCCCCAAGGTGACGATCGAGATTGCCGCCACACGCGGCGTGCCGGTTGGCAAGGACTGTGTGTCGCCGGCCATGCACTCGGCCTTCTCGACGCCCATCGAGATGATGCAATTCATCGAGCGCTTGCGCCAGCTGTCGGGCGGCAAGCCGGTGGGTTTCAAGTTCTGCGTGGGCCACGTGTGGGAGTGGTTCGCGATGGCCAAGGCCATGCGCGAAACCGGCATCTGGCCAGACTTCATCGTGGTGGACGGGGCCGAAGGTGGCACCGGGGCTGCCCCGCTGGAGTTCACCGACCACGTGGGCGCGCCTTTGCAGGAGGGCTTGCTCCTGGTCCACAACACCCTGGTCGGGCTGGGTGAGCGCCACCGCGTCAAGATCGGTTGCGCCGGCAAGGTCATCAGCGCGTTCGACATTGCCCGCATGATGGCCCTGGGCGCCGACTGGTGCAATTCAGCACGCGGCTTTATGTTCGCACTGGGCTGTATCCAGGCGCAGAGCTGCCACACGGGCGAATGTCCCACCGGCGTCACCTCGCAGGACCCCTGGCGACAGCGTGCCCTGGTCGTGCCGGACAAGGCCGAGCGGGTGTACCGCTTCCATCACAACACCCTGTATGCGCTGCGGGAGCTGGTGCAGGCTGCTGGTTTGCAGCACCCCAACGACATCACGGCCGATCACATCCTCAGGCGGGTGTCGGGTTTCGAGGTGGGGCGGCTGGCGAACCTGCTGATCTACTTGCGCCCAGGCGAATTGCTGGCTGCAGAGCGGGGTGAAGTCGCCTGGCGCACACCAGGCTTCGAGCAGTACTGGCGCCGTGCGCGCGCCGATTCTTTCGAGCCGGCGGACGGCGTGCACTGA
- a CDS encoding glutathione S-transferase N-terminal domain-containing protein, which produces MKLIGSLTSPFVRKVRVVLAEKKLDYKFDIEDVWAADSTISESNPLGKVPCLVMEGGEAIFDSRVIVEYVDTLSPVGKLIPLSGRERVEVRTWEALADGLLDAAILARLEQTWVGRTEAQRSQAWVDRQLDKVKGSLKAMSQGLGDRPWCNGNHHSLADIAVGCALGYLDFRFPQIDWRDDYPNLGKLHDKLMQRQSFIDTAPPSA; this is translated from the coding sequence ATGAAACTGATCGGTTCCCTGACCAGCCCTTTCGTCCGCAAGGTACGCGTCGTGCTGGCCGAGAAAAAACTCGACTACAAATTCGACATCGAGGACGTCTGGGCGGCTGATTCCACCATCTCGGAATCCAACCCGCTGGGCAAGGTGCCCTGTCTGGTGATGGAAGGTGGCGAGGCCATCTTTGACTCGCGCGTCATCGTGGAATACGTGGACACGCTCTCCCCGGTCGGCAAGCTGATCCCCCTGAGCGGGCGCGAACGCGTGGAAGTGCGTACCTGGGAAGCCCTGGCCGACGGCCTGCTGGACGCGGCCATCCTCGCGCGCCTGGAGCAAACCTGGGTGGGCCGCACAGAAGCCCAGCGCAGCCAGGCCTGGGTAGACCGCCAGCTCGACAAGGTCAAGGGCAGCCTCAAGGCCATGAGCCAGGGCCTGGGTGACCGCCCCTGGTGCAATGGCAACCACCACAGCCTGGCCGACATCGCCGTGGGCTGTGCCCTGGGTTACCTGGATTTCCGCTTCCCGCAGATCGACTGGCGCGACGACTACCCCAACCTGGGCAAGCTGCACGACAAGCTCATGCAACGCCAGAGCTTCATCGACACGGCACCACCCAGCGCCTGA
- a CDS encoding DUF898 family protein, translated as MHNSGVRSAVRVIRLDEFKPRQAPQPPAPPVEELEPEWSSLPPVFWPDPIGSVRSRALFVPQEGETEQGEDDGIELASPTLSPASTVPAAAGGKIPRLPNGVVTSWPLRFQGSETEYARLWAINLLWTVLTLGLYWPWARVRTQRYLMRHTMVAGHVLDYHEPPTHLLPRYLMGLGLTLGVAGAWAGGSMLAGMLALSLALAVWPLFVFMSLTHRMAHISWAHRRLAFDASCEAVYRAMWRPLVGGAVVAWLLMASAILRHPGSWVAWGVAVSLWGLAMPAFVWTWYLFRQRHLRLGPMHLLWKASRAAVAMMFLRITVWAMLTTIFSLGVAAMVLAGVLVVRGRLAMSLQAELLFMAALAVCAAVQPYAQARLQNLVWNKSGNRYLRFRSKLSIADFVLLQCKHACLLVLTLGLYWPWAVVATRRMRAQSLTVWSRVDADVLKAHWPAHELAAPGKMAGSPVRL; from the coding sequence ATGCACAATTCCGGTGTTCGCTCTGCAGTACGAGTCATCCGGCTGGACGAGTTCAAGCCCAGGCAGGCCCCGCAGCCTCCTGCCCCCCCGGTTGAAGAACTCGAACCCGAATGGTCGAGCCTGCCTCCCGTTTTCTGGCCCGATCCCATCGGGTCGGTGCGGTCGCGCGCGCTTTTTGTACCGCAAGAGGGTGAGACGGAGCAGGGCGAGGACGATGGGATCGAGCTGGCGTCACCAACCTTGTCGCCCGCATCAACGGTGCCTGCGGCCGCTGGCGGCAAGATCCCGCGTCTGCCCAATGGGGTGGTGACATCCTGGCCCTTGCGTTTTCAAGGTTCGGAGACGGAATACGCGCGGCTGTGGGCCATCAATCTCTTGTGGACCGTGCTTACCCTGGGGCTGTATTGGCCCTGGGCGCGGGTGCGCACCCAGCGCTACCTGATGCGCCACACCATGGTGGCCGGCCACGTGCTGGACTACCACGAGCCACCCACCCACCTGTTGCCGCGTTACCTGATGGGGCTGGGCTTGACGCTGGGGGTGGCAGGCGCCTGGGCTGGCGGGTCCATGCTGGCGGGCATGCTGGCCTTGTCCCTCGCCCTGGCTGTGTGGCCGCTGTTTGTGTTCATGAGCCTGACGCACCGCATGGCGCACATCAGCTGGGCGCACCGGCGGCTGGCGTTTGATGCCAGTTGCGAGGCGGTGTACCGGGCCATGTGGCGCCCACTGGTGGGTGGGGCGGTGGTGGCGTGGCTGCTCATGGCGTCGGCCATCTTGCGCCACCCCGGCAGCTGGGTGGCCTGGGGCGTGGCGGTCAGCCTGTGGGGGCTGGCCATGCCGGCTTTTGTCTGGACCTGGTACCTGTTTCGCCAGCGTCATCTGCGCCTGGGGCCCATGCACCTGTTGTGGAAGGCCTCGCGTGCGGCGGTGGCCATGATGTTCCTGCGCATCACCGTGTGGGCCATGCTCACCACCATCTTCAGCCTGGGTGTGGCCGCCATGGTGCTGGCTGGCGTGCTGGTGGTGCGAGGGCGTTTGGCCATGAGCCTGCAGGCCGAGCTGCTGTTCATGGCCGCGCTGGCCGTGTGCGCGGCGGTGCAACCTTATGCCCAGGCGCGCCTGCAGAACCTGGTGTGGAACAAGTCCGGCAACCGCTACCTGCGCTTTCGCAGCAAGCTGTCGATTGCCGACTTCGTGCTGCTGCAGTGCAAGCATGCGTGCTTGCTGGTGCTGACGCTGGGGCTGTACTGGCCCTGGGCCGTGGTGGCCACGCGCCGCATGCGCGCCCAGTCGCTCACGGTGTGGTCGCGGGTGGATGCCGACGTCCTGAAAGCGCATTGGCCTGCCCACGAGCTCGCTGCGCCCGGTAAAATGGCGGGTTCGCCTGTGCGTCTGTAG
- the purB gene encoding adenylosuccinate lyase produces MNLSALSALSPLDGRYAAKVAALRPLLSEFGLMHRRVQVEVEWFIALSDAGLPEFPSLTEASRGYLRGLVARFSEADAQSIKDIEKTTNHDVKAVEYWIKQRFANHPELEKTGEFVHFACTSEDINNTSHGLMLKAAREQVLLPTIDGLIGTLSGLAHNLADLPMLSRTHGQTASPTTVGKEIANVVARLANARARIADVKLLAKMNGAVGNYNAHLSAYPDKDWEAFSQSVIEHQLGLTFNPYTIQIEPHDYMAELFDAVTRTNTILIDWSRDVWGYISLGYFKQKTKAGEIGSSTMPHKVNPIDFENAEGNLGLANAVLTHLSQKLPISRWQRDLTDSTVLRNMGVALGYALLAYDSLARGLGKLEVNPQALADDLDSSWEVLAEPIQTVMRRYALPNPYERLKELTRGKAITRESIQAFIETLELPDDEKARLMAMTPGNYIGKAVELAKRV; encoded by the coding sequence ATGAACCTGTCTGCCCTCTCCGCTTTGTCGCCGCTTGACGGCCGTTACGCTGCCAAGGTCGCCGCACTGCGTCCGCTGTTGTCCGAGTTCGGCCTGATGCACCGCCGCGTGCAGGTCGAGGTTGAATGGTTCATCGCGCTGTCCGACGCCGGCCTGCCCGAGTTCCCCTCGCTGACCGAGGCTTCGCGCGGTTACCTGCGTGGCCTGGTGGCGCGTTTCTCCGAGGCCGATGCCCAGTCCATCAAGGACATCGAGAAGACGACCAACCACGATGTGAAAGCCGTGGAGTACTGGATCAAGCAGCGTTTCGCCAACCACCCCGAGCTGGAAAAGACCGGTGAGTTCGTGCACTTCGCCTGCACCAGCGAAGACATCAACAACACCAGCCACGGCCTGATGCTCAAGGCCGCACGCGAGCAGGTGCTGCTGCCCACCATCGATGGCCTGATCGGCACGCTCAGTGGCCTGGCCCACAACCTGGCTGACCTGCCCATGCTCAGCCGCACGCACGGCCAGACAGCATCCCCCACCACCGTGGGCAAGGAAATCGCCAACGTGGTGGCCCGCCTGGCCAACGCCCGCGCCCGCATCGCCGATGTCAAGCTGCTGGCCAAGATGAACGGTGCCGTGGGCAACTACAACGCCCACCTGTCGGCCTACCCGGACAAGGACTGGGAAGCCTTCAGCCAGTCGGTCATCGAGCACCAGCTGGGCCTGACCTTCAACCCTTACACCATCCAGATCGAGCCGCATGACTACATGGCCGAGCTGTTTGATGCCGTCACCCGCACCAACACCATCCTGATCGACTGGTCGCGCGATGTGTGGGGCTACATCAGCCTGGGTTACTTCAAGCAGAAGACCAAGGCGGGTGAAATCGGCTCGTCCACGATGCCGCACAAGGTCAACCCCATCGACTTCGAAAATGCCGAAGGCAACCTGGGCCTGGCCAATGCCGTGCTGACGCACCTCAGCCAGAAGCTGCCCATCAGCCGCTGGCAGCGCGACCTGACCGACTCCACCGTGCTGCGCAACATGGGCGTGGCCCTGGGTTATGCCCTGCTGGCTTACGACAGCCTGGCACGTGGCCTGGGCAAGCTGGAAGTCAACCCGCAAGCCCTGGCCGATGACCTGGACAGCTCGTGGGAAGTTCTGGCCGAGCCCATCCAGACCGTGATGCGCCGTTATGCCTTGCCCAACCCGTACGAGCGCCTCAAGGAGCTGACACGCGGCAAGGCCATCACGCGCGAATCCATCCAGGCCTTCATCGAAACCCTGGAGTTGCCTGACGACGAAAAGGCCCGCCTGATGGCCATGACGCCGGGCAACTACATCGGCAAGGCTGTGGAGCTGGCCAAGCGCGTCTGA